In Hermetia illucens chromosome 1, iHerIll2.2.curated.20191125, whole genome shotgun sequence, one genomic interval encodes:
- the LOC119661618 gene encoding phospholipase A1-like: MKVVFALVVVGVSAILASPIDYNPDEWTLIPDSDYNMHLVSLSDVTFKKALAERSDFAVNFYLYTKKNPTTAQQIATGDADALRDSHFDAKNPTRFIVHGWRQSYTSEMNTEIRDKYFARGDFNVFVVGWSAGADTLDYIKAAGNTMTAGKKLAAFIDFVVESGKLNTDDTYLIGHSLGAHVVGIGGKNVSKGKINTIFGLDAALPLFFISEPSKRLAKGDALYVESIHTDGGILGFEEPIGNASFYPNYGNDQPGCGLDLTTACSHARSCTYFAESLSSPDEFLAVKCPEYSEITGRDCSTRGATARMGGQPSNYGRGVEGMYYLPVNSNYPYATGRV; this comes from the exons ATGAAAGTTGTGTTTGCTTTGGTTGTTGTTGGGGTTTCTGCCATTTTGGCATCCCCTATAGATTACAATCCAGACGAATGGACCCTCATTCCAGATAGCGACTATAACATGCATCTGGTCAGCCTGAGCGATGTTACCTTTAAAAAGGCACTGGCTGAAAGGAGCGATTTCGCCGTCAACTTTTATCTTTACACCAAGAAAAATCCAACCACTGCTCAACAAATTGCCACTGGAGACGCTGATGCTTTGAGAGATTCCCACTTTGATGCAAAAAATCCAACCAG ATTCATCGTGCATGGATGGCGTCAAAGttacacatccgaaatgaacaCCGAAATTCGTGATAAATACTTTGCTCGTGGTGATTTTAACGTTTTCGTCGTTGGATGGAGTGCCGGGGCCGACACTTTGGATTATATCAAGGCGGCCGGGAATACAATGACCGCTGGAAAGAAACTCGCAGCTTTCATTGACTTCGTTGTTGAGAGCGGAAAGCTGAACACAGATGACACCTACTTGATCGGTCACTCTTTAGGAGCTCATGTtgttggcattggtggaaaaaatgtttctAAGGGAAAGATCAATACAATCTTTGGTTTGGATGCCGCTCTCCCATTGTTCTTCATCAGTGAACCATCGAAACGTTTGGCCAAGGGTGATGCCTTGTACGTTGAATCTATTCATACCGATGGTGGAATACTTGGTTTTGAAGAGCCAATCGGTAATGCTTCCTTCTATCCTAACTATGGTAATGATCAACCTGGATGCGGATTGGACTTGACGACTGCTTGCTCTCATGCCCGTTCATGTACTTACTTTGCTGAATCCTTGAGTTCACCTGATGAGTTCCTGGCAGTTAAATGTCCTGAATACAGTGAAATTACTGGAAGGGATTGCAGTACTCGAGGAGCTACTGCCCGCATGGGTGGCCAACCATCAAACTACGGACGTGGAGTTGAGGGTATGTACTACCTGCCTGTTAACTCAAATTACCCATATGCTACCGGAAGAGTCTAA
- the LOC119661617 gene encoding pancreatic triacylglycerol lipase-like → MKVVFGLVVIGVSAILASPIDYDPEEWVLIPDSDYNMHLVNLSDVTFKKALAERSDFAMNFYLYTKKNSVTAQQIATGDASALRASNFDPKNPTRFIAHGWRQSHTSDMNADIRNQYLTRGAFNVFVVGWSAGSNTFDYVKAAANTMTAGKKLAAFIDFVVANGNLNTGDTYLIGHSLGAHVVGIGGKHVTKGKINTIFGLDAALPMFSINQPSKRLATGDALYVESIHTDGGALGFEEPIGNASFYPNYGNDQPGCGFDLTTGCSHSRSCTYFAESLSLPNEFLAAKCSGYSEITGKDCSIRGATTARMGGQPSNYGRGVEGVYYLPVNSKYPYATGSV, encoded by the exons atgaaaGTTGTGTTTGGTTTGGTGGTTATTGGTGTTTCCGCTATTTTGGCGTCGCCCATTGATTACGATCCAGAAGAATGGGTCCTCATTCCAGATAGCGACTATAACATGCATCTGGTTAATCTGAGCGACGTTACCTTCAAAAAGGCACTTGCTGAAAGGAGCGATTTTGCCATGAACTTTTATCTCTACACTAAAAAGAATTCAGTAACTGCTCAACAAATTGCCACAGGAGATGCTAGTGCTTTGAGGGCCTCCAACTTTGATCCAAAAAATCCAACCAG ATTCATTGCCCATGGATGGCGTCAAAGTCATACTTCCGATATGAACGCCGACATTCGCAATCAGTACTTGACTCGAGGAGCTTTTAACGTTTTCGTCGTTGGATGGAGTGCTGGTTCCAATACTTTCGACTATGTCAAAGCCGCTGCTAATACCATGACTGCTGGGAAGAAACTCGCAGCCTTTATTGACTTTGTTGTTGCAAATGGAAACTTGAACACAGGCGACACCTATCTGATCGGCCACTCTTTAGGTGCTCATGTCGTTGGTATTGGTGGAAAACACGTTACTAAGGGAAAGATCAACACAATCTTTGGTTTGGATGCCGCCCTCCCAATGTTCTCTATCAATCAACCATCTAAACGTCTGGCTACGGGCGATGCCTTGTATGTTGAATCTATTCATACCGACGGTGGAGCCCTTGGTTTTGAAGAGCCAATCGGTAATGCTTCTTTCTATCCTAACTATGGTAATGATCAACCAGGATGTGGATTCGATTTGACTACTGGCTGCTCCCATTCTCGTTCATGCACATACTTTGCTGAATCTTTGAGCTTACCTAATGAGTTTTTGGCTGCAAAATGTTCTGGATACAGTGAAATTACTGGAAAGGATTGTAGTATCCGCGGAGCAACTACTGCCCGTATGGGTGGTCAACCATCAAACTACGGACGTGGCGTCGAAGGCGTGTATTATCTGCCAGTTAACTCAAAGTATCCGTATGCTACAGGaagtgtttaa